One window from the genome of Rariglobus hedericola encodes:
- the ybeY gene encoding rRNA maturation RNase YbeY, whose amino-acid sequence MPRSLDIHNAHPRLRIDKKAISRVITILDEHRAKFLGGCPDGELSLAFLTDAKLAKLHDDFLDDPTTTDVITFEGEPGFGVAGEICVSADTAGTYSKTNDRDFSEELTLYIVHGWLHLAGYDDLEPAKKRKMRAAEARAMKLLHAAKSVPDFTLKR is encoded by the coding sequence GTGCCTCGCTCACTCGACATCCACAACGCCCACCCGCGCCTGCGCATCGACAAAAAGGCCATCAGCCGCGTCATCACGATTCTTGATGAACATCGCGCCAAGTTCCTCGGCGGCTGTCCCGACGGCGAACTCTCCTTGGCGTTCCTGACCGACGCCAAACTCGCCAAGCTCCACGACGACTTCCTCGACGATCCCACCACGACCGACGTGATCACGTTCGAAGGCGAGCCGGGCTTCGGAGTCGCCGGCGAGATCTGCGTCTCGGCCGACACCGCCGGCACGTATTCAAAAACCAACGACCGCGACTTCAGCGAAGAACTCACGCTCTATATCGTCCACGGCTGGCTGCACCTCGCCGGCTACGACGACCTCGAGCCCGCCAAAAAGCGCAAGATGCGCGCAGCCGAAGCCCGCGCCATGAAGCTGCTCCACGCCGCCAAATCCGTCCCCGACTTCACTCTGAAGCGCTGA
- a CDS encoding ATP-dependent DNA helicase yields MDFDLDQRTASLSIGEFSAFTIGPREPGDSSGNQGLWRARLGMRWHQELRTSTAAITPAATFEVPITGRVFHGGWTLTLTGRIDQFLPATKTSPAILREIKTTLDPLPAAPEDLRAAHPEYFAQLATYLALRHIADPAEKIRGELVFVEAGSGLIQTIAFNAIDEAPFRVQLERVAEFLSLRLRARERLRGLAYHSPFPELRAGQQTTQADLAAALASHQHVLFTAPTGFGKTGALLECALGAMKSGRYARLLYLTSKATGQLQVLRTLRDMTTASAPKPVCNLISDKPAGASSVETSATPVAAWHVRPKHEHCLDPVCYCQRREFTHPDTIAQRWTAHGLSRFYLFEDEARDLPALRSAGRTAQICPYEITRTALAFQDVWIGDYNYVFAPANRGLFYNQPGFNPAETLLVIDEAHNLPARAADARSHAVLADDARRVLSELDHVRAPSALQRAWETWTLLLASLPVCEALDLALEDDVADTLRRLAELITLQPLPYEEIEQPVRELLWQIPSLAEWFTQPFPRLVWSPRAGELRLTCLDAAIPTGEILRDYAGVIFATATPGPAQTFSEACGLSENLKPDTRNLKLQSSASVSPASGFKSPISGLSAVTAHTPWRDDAYDIAYDVRVDTTFQQRARHAGTTADTIAALHAAAQGPVAVFFPSYAYAEAIEKTLQQRQPHLRASLQPRLSDLAAQTAWVDQSLAFSDALFLVLGSSFAEGIDTLGGRISHAMVVGPALPEVNAVQKARLDALSTHTREAAFQRVYQVPGIQKVNQALGRLVRAPGQRAKVIIQCRRFIEPAYASLLDHDYQFGTTLTSETGLRAWLQAPQVSP; encoded by the coding sequence ATGGACTTCGACCTCGATCAACGCACCGCCTCGCTGAGCATCGGCGAGTTCTCCGCGTTCACCATCGGTCCGCGTGAACCCGGCGACTCCTCCGGCAACCAAGGTCTTTGGCGAGCCCGTCTCGGCATGCGCTGGCACCAGGAACTGCGCACGTCCACCGCCGCCATCACGCCGGCGGCCACCTTCGAAGTGCCGATCACCGGACGCGTTTTTCACGGCGGCTGGACGCTCACCCTCACCGGTCGCATCGATCAGTTTCTCCCTGCCACCAAGACTTCGCCCGCGATCCTGCGTGAAATAAAAACCACCCTCGATCCGCTCCCCGCGGCCCCCGAGGACCTGCGTGCCGCGCATCCCGAATATTTTGCGCAACTCGCCACTTATCTCGCCCTGCGCCACATCGCCGATCCTGCCGAAAAAATCCGCGGCGAACTCGTCTTCGTTGAAGCCGGCAGCGGTCTCATCCAGACGATCGCCTTCAACGCGATCGATGAAGCCCCTTTCCGCGTTCAACTCGAACGAGTCGCCGAATTCCTCAGCCTTCGCTTGCGCGCCCGTGAGCGCCTGCGTGGCCTCGCCTACCACTCTCCATTCCCAGAGTTGCGCGCCGGTCAGCAGACGACGCAGGCCGACCTCGCCGCCGCGCTCGCCAGTCATCAACACGTGCTCTTCACCGCGCCCACCGGCTTCGGCAAAACCGGCGCGCTCCTCGAATGCGCGCTCGGTGCCATGAAGTCCGGTCGCTACGCCCGCCTGCTCTACCTCACCAGCAAAGCCACCGGCCAACTCCAGGTGTTGCGCACCCTCCGCGACATGACCACCGCGTCCGCCCCAAAACCGGTTTGTAACTTAATAAGTGACAAACCAGCTGGAGCGTCATCCGTCGAGACGTCCGCCACGCCGGTCGCCGCGTGGCATGTGCGGCCGAAACACGAGCACTGCCTCGATCCCGTGTGCTACTGCCAGCGCCGCGAATTCACGCATCCCGACACGATCGCGCAGCGTTGGACGGCGCACGGTTTGTCCCGCTTTTATCTGTTCGAAGACGAGGCTCGCGATCTCCCCGCCCTCCGCTCCGCCGGTCGCACCGCACAAATTTGTCCCTACGAGATCACCCGCACCGCCCTCGCGTTTCAGGATGTCTGGATCGGCGACTACAACTACGTCTTCGCTCCCGCCAATCGCGGTCTCTTCTACAACCAGCCCGGCTTTAATCCCGCCGAGACGCTGCTCGTCATCGACGAGGCTCACAACTTGCCCGCCCGCGCGGCCGACGCTCGTTCGCACGCCGTTCTCGCCGACGATGCCCGTCGCGTCCTGTCCGAACTCGATCACGTCCGCGCCCCGTCCGCACTCCAGCGCGCTTGGGAAACCTGGACACTTCTCCTCGCCTCGCTGCCTGTGTGCGAAGCACTCGATCTCGCCCTCGAGGATGACGTTGCCGACACCCTCCGCCGCCTCGCCGAGTTGATCACGTTACAGCCGCTTCCTTACGAGGAAATCGAACAGCCCGTCCGCGAACTTCTCTGGCAAATCCCGTCGCTCGCCGAGTGGTTCACGCAACCGTTTCCACGTCTCGTGTGGAGCCCGCGCGCCGGCGAACTCCGCCTCACGTGTCTCGACGCCGCGATTCCCACTGGCGAGATCCTGCGCGACTACGCCGGTGTGATTTTTGCCACCGCCACGCCCGGTCCCGCGCAAACCTTTTCCGAAGCCTGCGGATTGTCGGAGAACCTGAAACCCGACACGCGAAACCTGAAGCTCCAGTCCTCCGCATCCGTCTCCCCTGCCTCAGGTTTCAAGTCCCCGATCTCAGGCCTCTCCGCCGTCACCGCGCACACGCCGTGGCGCGACGATGCCTACGACATCGCGTATGACGTGCGCGTGGACACGACGTTCCAGCAACGCGCCCGCCACGCCGGCACCACCGCCGACACCATCGCCGCACTCCACGCCGCCGCGCAGGGTCCGGTCGCGGTTTTCTTTCCCAGCTACGCCTACGCCGAGGCCATCGAGAAAACCCTCCAGCAACGCCAGCCACACTTGCGCGCTTCGCTGCAACCGCGTCTCTCCGACCTCGCCGCGCAAACCGCGTGGGTGGACCAATCCCTCGCCTTCTCAGACGCGCTTTTTCTCGTGCTCGGCAGCAGTTTTGCCGAGGGCATCGACACGCTCGGCGGACGCATCAGCCACGCCATGGTCGTCGGCCCCGCTCTGCCCGAGGTCAACGCTGTGCAAAAGGCCCGTCTCGATGCGCTTTCCACCCACACTCGCGAAGCCGCTTTCCAACGTGTCTATCAGGTCCCCGGCATCCAAAAAGTGAATCAGGCCCTCGGCCGTCTCGTGCGTGCGCCCGGCCAGCGCGCCAAGGTCATCATCCAGTGCCGCCGCTTCATAGAGCCCGCTTACGCCTCGCTGCTCGACCACGATTACCAGTTCGGCACCACGCTCACGAGCGAGACCGGTTTGCGCGCATGGTTGCAAGCACCGCAAGTTTCTCCCTGA
- a CDS encoding VOC family protein: MQHLSALSLLVRDYDEALAYYTGSLGFTLIEDTPMTPEKRWVVVAPPGSRETRLLLAKAKNASELAALGNQSGGRVFLFLQTDDFDRDYRAYLAKGVKFLEAPRHETYATVAVFEDLYGNRWDLLQLNPSTPR; encoded by the coding sequence ATGCAACACCTGAGCGCCCTTTCCCTGCTGGTCCGCGACTACGACGAAGCCCTCGCGTATTACACCGGCAGCCTCGGGTTCACGCTCATCGAAGACACCCCGATGACTCCGGAAAAACGCTGGGTGGTCGTCGCTCCGCCCGGCTCTCGCGAAACCCGTCTGCTCCTCGCCAAGGCCAAAAACGCCTCCGAACTCGCCGCACTCGGCAATCAATCCGGCGGACGCGTTTTCCTCTTTCTCCAAACCGACGACTTCGACCGCGATTACCGCGCTTACCTCGCGAAGGGTGTTAAATTTCTCGAAGCTCCACGCCACGAGACCTACGCCACCGTCGCCGTCTTCGAGGATCTCTACGGCAACCGCTGGGACCTTCTTCAGCTCAACCCGTCAACACCCCGCTGA
- a CDS encoding tetratricopeptide repeat protein encodes MNVSSSFAARLLAGLLSLCMVSLPSFATCGGGGGGGKGGVVPNSKPTDTFRVSWKSLPPGKPAPKDAGVSLVILWFPVALDVAATSPLQRSAELTALGARCVFTGLVTPGNRELRKAHGIADDKEAVVITTREGVELNRVVATPDPVLTLEQVEGLTRSALASREAQLEALFASAAKKKSAGDTAGAAADLKTIWAERCLFAPQAQRAADALKVLGIIVTASASDQRLLDPAFAPLTGPALQTVRTALESGLKAELEARYAEAEEHYVHAVTLAPNDATALRFLGEFYRHQTGQWDRAGRLFNRILENPSDPIARAVALHGLGKMTIHAGRFAEGLAMFEQSLDAYPLPITYRNLAVYWFSEKQSDKAAGYMRQALALDLADTYNQIFAAVYLAAAGQTEDALKVARANEHVLEASYNLAAIWAQAGDRAKAMELLRRQFYTYEQYDAVRAMEMKEAREDYMFTSLHADAAFDTLTKDAKNAWMIGREFCAPDQLIPLTAAPGPRM; translated from the coding sequence ATGAACGTCTCTTCCTCCTTCGCTGCCAGACTGCTCGCCGGTCTGTTGTCCCTGTGCATGGTTTCCCTCCCGAGCTTCGCCACCTGCGGCGGCGGTGGTGGCGGTGGCAAGGGCGGTGTCGTCCCCAACTCAAAACCGACCGATACCTTCCGCGTCTCGTGGAAAAGCCTCCCGCCCGGAAAACCCGCGCCCAAGGACGCCGGCGTTTCCCTCGTCATTCTGTGGTTCCCCGTCGCGCTTGATGTCGCCGCGACTTCACCGCTGCAACGCTCCGCCGAACTCACCGCGCTCGGTGCGCGTTGCGTGTTCACCGGCTTGGTGACGCCCGGCAATCGCGAGCTGCGCAAAGCCCACGGCATCGCCGATGACAAGGAAGCCGTTGTCATCACCACGCGCGAAGGCGTGGAGCTCAACCGCGTCGTCGCCACGCCTGATCCCGTGCTGACGCTTGAGCAGGTCGAAGGGCTCACCCGCAGCGCCCTCGCGTCGCGCGAAGCCCAGCTCGAAGCCTTGTTCGCCAGCGCCGCAAAAAAGAAATCCGCCGGTGACACCGCAGGCGCCGCCGCCGATTTAAAAACCATCTGGGCCGAACGCTGCCTCTTCGCCCCGCAGGCCCAGCGCGCCGCCGATGCCCTCAAGGTTCTCGGCATCATCGTCACCGCGTCCGCCTCCGATCAACGCCTGCTCGATCCCGCCTTTGCCCCGCTCACCGGCCCCGCGCTTCAAACCGTGCGCACCGCCCTCGAGTCCGGACTCAAAGCGGAACTCGAAGCCCGTTACGCCGAAGCCGAGGAACACTACGTCCACGCCGTCACGCTCGCTCCGAACGATGCGACCGCGCTCCGTTTTCTCGGCGAATTCTACCGCCATCAAACCGGCCAGTGGGACCGCGCCGGCCGTCTCTTTAATCGCATCCTCGAAAACCCATCCGACCCGATCGCCCGCGCCGTCGCGTTGCATGGCTTGGGCAAGATGACGATTCACGCCGGCCGCTTCGCCGAGGGTCTCGCGATGTTCGAGCAATCCCTCGATGCCTACCCGTTGCCCATCACCTACCGGAATCTCGCCGTGTATTGGTTCTCCGAAAAACAAAGCGACAAGGCAGCCGGCTACATGCGCCAGGCTCTCGCGCTTGATCTCGCGGACACCTACAACCAGATCTTCGCCGCCGTATATTTGGCCGCAGCCGGACAAACCGAGGACGCGCTCAAAGTTGCCCGCGCCAACGAGCATGTCCTCGAAGCCAGTTACAATCTCGCCGCCATCTGGGCGCAGGCCGGTGACCGCGCGAAAGCCATGGAACTGCTCCGCCGCCAGTTCTACACCTACGAGCAATACGACGCCGTTCGCGCCATGGAGATGAAGGAAGCGCGCGAAGATTACATGTTCACCAGCCTGCACGCCGACGCCGCGTTCGACACGCTCACGAAGGACGCCAAAAACGCGTGGATGATCGGCCGCGAATTCTGCGCCCCCGACCAACTCATCCCGCTCACCGCCGCGCCGGGGCCGCGCATGTGA